One genomic region from Pseudomonas sp. R5-89-07 encodes:
- a CDS encoding calcium/sodium antiporter, translating into MNALSPWSLLELVSGLLLLIVGAEVLVRAAVRLAASLKVRPLIIGLSIVAFGSSAPQMAVSLQATLAGNTDIAVGSVIGSSIFNILVTLGLSALIIPLRVSRQLVRLDIPVMIVAGLLVFVLAANEALTPFDGLVLLVALVAYLGVLHYQTRHSRRPRTLATVTRAPWLSSVLLMLGGLLVLVLAGHLLLGAAVEVASDLGLSERIIGLTLIGVGTSLPCLATSLIAALRGEREIAVGNVIGSNLFNLLGVLGFTAMVAPSPLSVSPNALDFDLPVMLGAIILCLPVFYTGYRVTRVEGLVLLGLYVAYGLHVMAFTTGMPLAAKLEQLMLFYVLPALVVVLLFTSLRAWQRQHKRESQ; encoded by the coding sequence TTGAACGCCCTCTCGCCCTGGAGCCTGCTGGAACTGGTCAGCGGTTTGCTGCTGTTGATCGTCGGCGCTGAAGTGCTGGTACGGGCCGCAGTGCGCCTGGCCGCCAGCCTCAAGGTGCGGCCATTGATCATCGGCCTGAGCATCGTGGCCTTCGGCAGCAGCGCGCCGCAGATGGCCGTCAGCCTGCAGGCCACCCTGGCCGGCAACACCGACATCGCCGTGGGCAGCGTGATCGGCAGCAGCATCTTCAACATCCTCGTCACCCTGGGTTTGTCGGCGCTGATCATCCCGCTACGGGTGTCGCGACAACTGGTGCGCCTGGACATCCCGGTCATGATCGTGGCCGGCCTGCTGGTGTTCGTCCTGGCCGCCAATGAGGCGCTGACCCCGTTCGACGGGCTGGTGCTGCTGGTTGCGCTGGTGGCCTACCTTGGCGTGCTGCATTACCAGACGCGCCACTCCCGCCGCCCCCGCACACTCGCCACCGTAACCCGGGCGCCCTGGCTGAGCAGCGTGCTGTTGATGCTGGGCGGGTTGCTCGTGCTGGTGCTGGCCGGGCACCTGCTGCTGGGTGCGGCCGTAGAGGTAGCGAGTGACCTGGGCTTGTCGGAGCGCATCATCGGCCTGACGCTGATCGGCGTCGGCACCTCGCTGCCCTGCCTGGCGACGTCGCTGATTGCCGCCTTGCGCGGCGAGCGGGAGATTGCCGTGGGCAACGTGATCGGCAGCAACCTGTTCAACCTGCTTGGCGTGCTGGGCTTTACCGCGATGGTGGCGCCGTCGCCGCTGTCGGTCTCACCCAACGCCCTGGACTTCGACCTGCCGGTCATGCTCGGCGCCATCATCCTGTGCCTGCCCGTGTTCTATACCGGCTACCGCGTCACGCGGGTCGAAGGCCTGGTGTTGCTGGGGCTCTATGTGGCTTATGGCCTGCATGTGATGGCGTTCACCACTGGCATGCCCCTGGCCGCCAAACTGGAACAATTGATGCTGTTTTACGTCTTGCCGGCGTTAGTGGTGGTGCTGTTGTTCACCTCGCTGCGCGCCTGGCAGCGCCAACACAAGAGGGAGTCGCAATGA
- the gatB gene encoding Asp-tRNA(Asn)/Glu-tRNA(Gln) amidotransferase subunit GatB, with protein MQWEVVIGLEIHTQLATQSKIFSGSATTFGSEPNTQASLVDLGMPGVLPVLNQEAVRMAVMFGLAIDAEIGQHNVFARKNYFYPDLPKGYQISQMELPIVGKGHLDIPLEDGTIKRVGVTRAHLEEDAGKSLHEEFPGATGIDLNRAGTPLLEIVSEPDMRSAKEAVAYVKTIHALVRYLGICDGNMAEGSLRCDCNVSIRPKGQAEYGTRCEIKNVNSFRFIEKAINSEVRRQIELIEDGGKVIQQTRLYDPNKDETRAMRSKEEANDYRYFPDPDLLPVVLEDSFLNDIRATLPELPQQKRERFQEQFGLSVYDASVLASSREQANYFEKVVSIAGDAKLAANWVMVELGSLLNKQGLEIDEAPVSAEQLGGMLLRIKDNTISGKIAKTVFEAMAAGEGSADEIIEKRGLKQVTDSGAISAVLDEMLAANAEQVEQYRAADEAKRGKMFGFFVGQAMKASKGKANPQQVNELLKSKLEG; from the coding sequence ATGCAATGGGAAGTTGTGATCGGGCTGGAGATTCATACCCAGCTCGCCACCCAATCGAAGATTTTCTCCGGTAGCGCCACCACGTTCGGCTCCGAGCCCAACACCCAGGCCAGCCTGGTCGACCTGGGCATGCCCGGCGTGCTGCCGGTGCTGAACCAGGAAGCGGTGCGCATGGCGGTGATGTTCGGCCTGGCGATCGACGCCGAGATCGGCCAGCACAACGTGTTCGCGCGCAAGAACTACTTCTACCCGGACCTGCCCAAGGGCTACCAGATCAGCCAGATGGAACTGCCGATCGTCGGCAAGGGCCACCTGGACATTCCCCTGGAAGACGGCACCATCAAGCGCGTCGGCGTAACCCGTGCGCACCTTGAAGAAGACGCCGGCAAGAGCCTGCACGAGGAATTCCCCGGCGCCACCGGTATCGACCTGAACCGGGCCGGTACGCCCTTGCTGGAGATCGTGTCCGAGCCGGACATGCGCAGCGCCAAGGAAGCCGTGGCCTACGTCAAGACCATCCACGCGCTGGTGCGCTACCTGGGCATCTGCGACGGCAACATGGCCGAGGGCTCGCTGCGTTGCGACTGCAACGTGTCGATCCGTCCCAAGGGCCAGGCCGAGTACGGCACCCGCTGCGAGATCAAGAACGTCAACTCGTTCCGCTTCATCGAGAAGGCGATCAACAGCGAAGTGCGTCGCCAGATCGAACTGATCGAAGACGGCGGCAAGGTGATCCAGCAAACGCGCCTGTACGACCCGAACAAAGACGAAACCCGCGCCATGCGCAGCAAGGAGGAAGCCAACGACTACCGTTACTTCCCCGACCCGGACCTGCTGCCGGTGGTGCTGGAAGATTCGTTCCTCAACGATATCCGCGCCACCCTGCCGGAACTGCCGCAGCAAAAACGCGAACGGTTCCAGGAGCAGTTCGGCCTGTCGGTCTACGATGCCAGCGTACTGGCGTCCAGCCGTGAGCAAGCCAACTACTTCGAAAAAGTCGTGAGCATTGCCGGCGACGCCAAGCTGGCGGCTAACTGGGTCATGGTCGAGTTGGGCAGCCTGTTGAACAAGCAAGGCCTGGAAATCGACGAAGCGCCGGTGAGCGCCGAACAACTGGGCGGCATGCTGCTGCGCATCAAGGACAACACCATTTCCGGCAAAATCGCCAAGACGGTGTTCGAAGCGATGGCCGCCGGTGAAGGCAGCGCCGATGAGATCATCGAGAAGCGCGGCCTCAAGCAAGTCACCGACAGCGGCGCCATTTCCGCCGTACTCGATGAAATGCTCGCGGCGAACGCCGAGCAGGTCGAACAATATCGCGCGGCTGACGAAGCCAAGCGCGGCAAGATGTTCGGCTTCTTCGTCGGCCAGGCGATGAAAGCGTCCAAGGGTAAAGCCAACCCGCAACAAGTCAACGAACTGCTCAAAAGCAAGCTCGAAGGCTGA
- a CDS encoding MFS transporter, with protein MQATKPTHVRYLILLMLFLVTTINYADRATIAIAGSSLQKDLGIDAVTLGYIFSAFGWAYVAGQIPGGWLLDRFGSKKVYALSIFTWSLFTVLQGYVGEFGVSTAVVALFMLRFLVGLAEAPSFPGNARIVAAWFPTAERGTASAIFNSAQYFATVLFAPLMGWIVYSFGWQHVFIVMGAIGIVFSLIWLKVIHSPRQHPMINEAEFNHIAANGAMVDMDQDKGKGKKTDGPKWDYIRQLLTNRMMLGVYLGQYCINGITYFFLTWFPVYLVQDRGMTILKAGFIASLPAICGFIGGVLGGVISDYLLRKGHSLTFARKAPIIAGLLVSSSIIACNYVDVEWMVVGFMALAFFGKGVGALGWAVVSDTSPKQIAGLSGGLFNTFGNLASITTPIVIGYIISTTGSFKWALVFVGANALVAVFSYLVIVGPIKRVVLKEPPSKGPELTNLSQAHS; from the coding sequence ATGCAAGCGACCAAGCCGACCCACGTCCGCTATTTGATCCTGCTCATGCTGTTTCTGGTGACCACGATCAACTACGCCGACCGTGCCACTATCGCCATCGCCGGCTCCAGCCTGCAAAAAGACCTCGGCATCGACGCGGTCACCCTCGGTTATATCTTTTCTGCATTCGGTTGGGCCTACGTTGCCGGTCAAATTCCCGGTGGCTGGCTGCTTGACCGGTTCGGCTCGAAAAAAGTCTATGCCCTGAGCATTTTCACCTGGTCACTGTTCACCGTGCTGCAAGGCTACGTCGGCGAGTTCGGTGTCTCCACCGCAGTCGTCGCGCTGTTCATGCTGCGCTTTCTGGTGGGCCTGGCCGAAGCGCCTTCGTTCCCGGGCAATGCGCGCATTGTGGCGGCGTGGTTCCCCACGGCTGAACGCGGCACGGCATCGGCGATCTTCAACTCTGCGCAGTACTTCGCCACCGTGCTGTTTGCACCGTTGATGGGCTGGATCGTCTACAGCTTCGGCTGGCAGCACGTGTTTATCGTGATGGGCGCGATTGGCATCGTCTTCTCGCTGATCTGGCTGAAAGTCATCCACAGCCCGCGCCAGCATCCGATGATCAACGAGGCTGAGTTCAATCACATCGCGGCCAATGGCGCGATGGTCGACATGGACCAGGACAAGGGCAAGGGTAAAAAAACCGACGGCCCAAAGTGGGATTACATTCGTCAGTTGCTGACCAATCGCATGATGCTCGGCGTCTACCTGGGCCAGTACTGCATCAACGGCATCACGTACTTCTTCCTGACGTGGTTCCCGGTGTACCTGGTGCAGGACCGTGGCATGACCATCCTCAAGGCCGGCTTCATCGCTTCGCTGCCGGCGATCTGCGGGTTTATCGGAGGTGTGCTCGGCGGCGTCATTTCCGACTACCTGCTGCGCAAGGGCCATTCCCTGACCTTTGCTCGCAAGGCGCCGATCATTGCCGGCCTGTTGGTCTCCAGCAGTATCATCGCGTGTAACTACGTGGACGTTGAGTGGATGGTGGTGGGCTTCATGGCCCTGGCCTTCTTCGGCAAAGGCGTTGGCGCACTCGGTTGGGCAGTGGTCTCCGACACCTCGCCCAAGCAGATCGCCGGCCTCAGTGGTGGCTTGTTCAACACCTTCGGTAATCTGGCCTCCATCACCACGCCGATTGTGATTGGCTACATCATCAGCACCACCGGCTCGTTCAAGTGGGCCCTGGTGTTCGTCGGCGCCAACGCGCTGGTGGCGGTGTTCAGCTATCTGGTAATCGTCGGCCCGATCAAGCGCGTGGTGCTCAAGGAGCCGCCAAGCAAAGGCCCTGAGCTGACCAACCTTTCCCAAGCGCATTCCTGA
- the gatC gene encoding Asp-tRNA(Asn)/Glu-tRNA(Gln) amidotransferase subunit GatC: MALERSDVEKIAHLASLGLNDADLPQTTAALNSILGLVDQMQAVDTDGIEPLAHPLEASQRLRADVVTERNHREAYQSIAPAVENGLYLVPKVID, encoded by the coding sequence ATGGCGCTTGAACGCTCCGACGTGGAAAAAATCGCGCATCTGGCCTCGCTTGGCCTCAATGACGCCGATCTTCCACAGACCACCGCAGCCCTGAACAGCATTCTCGGGCTGGTTGACCAAATGCAGGCCGTCGACACCGACGGCATCGAGCCCCTGGCTCACCCGCTGGAAGCCAGTCAGCGCCTGCGCGCCGACGTCGTGACCGAGCGCAATCACCGCGAGGCCTACCAGTCCATCGCGCCAGCGGTCGAAAACGGCCTGTACCTGGTTCCGAAAGTCATCGACTAA
- the garD gene encoding galactarate dehydratase, with translation MQLIEHADSPRSIRLHERDNVVIVVNDQGVPAGTEFPDGLVTVDFIPQSHKVTLEDIPEGGQIIRYGQTIGYALAPIPRGSWVQEDQLRMPTAPPLDSLPLSTEVPESQAPLEGFTFEGYRNADGTVGTRNILGITTTVQCVTGVLDHAVKRIKDELLPKYPQVDDVVALTHSYGCGVAITATDAYIPIRTVRNLARNPNLGGEALVISLGCEKLQAGQVMHDNDSSVDLSEPWLYRLQDSSHGFTEMIEQIMALAEVRLKKLDQRRRETVPASELILGMQCGGSDAFSGITANPALGYASDLLLRAGATVMFSEVTEVRDAIYLLTSRAESKEVAQELVREMDWYDRYLAKGEADRSANTTPGNKKGGLSNIVEKSLGSIVKSGSSAINGVLGPGERFKGKGLIFCATPASDFVCGTLQLAAGMNLHVFTTGRGTPYGLAMAPVVKVSTRTELAQRWPDLIDIDAGRIATGRASIEELGWELFHFYLDVASGKKQTWAERHKLHNDITLFNPAPIT, from the coding sequence ATGCAGTTGATTGAACATGCCGACTCGCCGCGCTCGATTCGTTTGCACGAGCGCGACAACGTGGTGATCGTGGTGAATGACCAGGGCGTCCCGGCCGGGACCGAATTCCCGGACGGCCTGGTCACGGTGGATTTCATCCCCCAGAGCCACAAGGTGACCCTGGAAGATATCCCCGAAGGCGGCCAGATCATTCGCTACGGCCAGACGATTGGCTACGCGCTGGCGCCGATCCCGCGTGGCAGCTGGGTGCAGGAAGACCAGCTGCGCATGCCCACCGCGCCGCCGCTGGACAGCCTTCCGCTGTCCACCGAGGTGCCTGAGTCCCAGGCGCCGCTGGAGGGGTTCACCTTCGAGGGCTACCGCAACGCCGACGGCACCGTGGGTACGCGCAATATTCTGGGTATCACCACCACGGTGCAGTGCGTGACCGGCGTGCTGGACCATGCCGTCAAGCGCATCAAGGACGAGTTGCTGCCCAAGTACCCCCAGGTCGATGACGTGGTGGCGCTGACCCATAGCTACGGCTGTGGCGTGGCGATCACGGCCACGGATGCTTATATCCCGATCCGTACCGTGCGCAACCTGGCGCGCAACCCGAACCTGGGCGGCGAAGCCCTGGTGATCAGCCTGGGCTGCGAGAAACTGCAGGCCGGGCAAGTGATGCACGACAACGATAGCTCCGTCGACCTGAGCGAGCCGTGGCTGTACCGGTTGCAGGATTCCAGTCACGGCTTTACCGAGATGATCGAACAGATCATGGCGCTGGCCGAGGTGCGCTTGAAAAAGCTCGACCAGCGCCGCCGTGAAACGGTGCCGGCGTCCGAGCTGATCCTGGGCATGCAATGCGGCGGCAGTGATGCGTTTTCCGGCATTACCGCCAACCCGGCGCTGGGCTATGCGTCAGACCTGTTGCTGCGTGCCGGGGCGACGGTGATGTTTTCCGAAGTGACCGAGGTACGCGATGCGATTTACCTGCTGACGTCTCGGGCTGAGAGTAAGGAAGTGGCCCAGGAGCTGGTCAGGGAAATGGACTGGTACGACCGTTACCTGGCCAAGGGCGAGGCGGATCGCAGCGCCAACACCACGCCGGGCAACAAGAAGGGCGGGCTGTCGAATATCGTCGAGAAGTCATTGGGCTCCATCGTCAAGTCCGGCAGCAGCGCGATCAACGGCGTGCTCGGCCCCGGCGAGCGCTTCAAGGGCAAGGGCCTGATTTTTTGCGCGACCCCGGCCAGTGACTTCGTGTGCGGCACCTTGCAACTGGCGGCGGGTATGAACCTGCATGTGTTCACTACCGGGCGCGGTACGCCTTACGGCCTGGCGATGGCGCCAGTGGTGAAGGTGTCGACGCGCACTGAGCTGGCGCAGCGCTGGCCGGACCTGATCGACATCGACGCCGGGCGCATCGCCACCGGGCGCGCGAGTATCGAGGAGCTGGGCTGGGAGCTGTTTCACTTTTACCTGGATGTGGCCAGCGGCAAGAAGCAGACGTGGGCGGAGCGGCACAAGCTGCATAACGACATCACCCTGTTCAACCCGGCGCCGATTACCTGA
- the mreB gene encoding rod shape-determining protein MreB yields MFKKLRGMFSSDLSIDLGTANTLIYVRERGIVLNEPSVVAIRTHGNQKSVVAVGTEAKRMLGRTPGNIAAIRPMKDGVIADFSVCEKMLQYFINKVHENSFLQPSPRVLICVPCKSTQVERRAIRESALGAGAREVFLIEEPMAAAIGAGLPVEEARGSMVVDIGGGTTEIALISLNGVVYAESVRVGGDRFDEAIITYVRRNYGSLIGESTAERIKQEIGTAYPGGEVREVDVRGRNLAEGVPRAFTLNSNEVLEALQESLATIVQAVKSALEQSPPELASDIAERGLVLTGGGALLRDLDKLLAQETGLPVIVAEDPLTCVARGGGRALEMMDKHTMDLLSSE; encoded by the coding sequence ATGTTCAAGAAACTGCGTGGCATGTTTTCCAGCGATCTTTCCATTGACCTGGGCACTGCCAACACCCTTATTTACGTGCGCGAGCGCGGTATCGTTCTGAATGAGCCATCGGTTGTGGCCATTCGGACCCATGGTAATCAGAAAAGTGTCGTTGCCGTTGGCACCGAGGCCAAGCGCATGCTCGGCCGTACACCAGGCAATATTGCTGCCATTCGTCCGATGAAAGATGGCGTGATCGCCGACTTCAGTGTCTGCGAAAAGATGCTGCAGTACTTCATCAACAAGGTTCACGAAAACAGTTTCCTGCAGCCCAGCCCTCGTGTGCTGATCTGCGTCCCGTGCAAGTCCACCCAGGTGGAGCGTCGTGCCATCCGTGAATCGGCCCTTGGCGCCGGTGCCCGCGAAGTGTTCCTGATCGAAGAGCCGATGGCCGCCGCAATCGGCGCCGGCCTGCCGGTTGAAGAGGCCCGCGGTTCGATGGTGGTGGATATCGGTGGCGGTACCACCGAGATCGCCCTGATTTCCCTCAACGGTGTGGTGTATGCCGAATCCGTGCGTGTGGGCGGCGACCGTTTCGACGAAGCGATCATCACCTATGTGCGTCGTAACTACGGCAGCCTGATCGGCGAATCCACCGCCGAGCGCATCAAGCAGGAAATCGGTACCGCTTACCCGGGCGGCGAAGTTCGCGAAGTCGATGTTCGCGGTCGCAACCTGGCTGAAGGCGTACCGCGTGCGTTCACCCTGAACTCCAATGAAGTGCTGGAAGCTCTGCAAGAGTCCCTGGCCACCATCGTTCAGGCTGTGAAGAGCGCCCTGGAGCAGTCGCCGCCGGAACTGGCTTCCGATATCGCCGAGCGTGGCCTGGTGCTGACCGGTGGTGGCGCGTTGCTGCGCGACCTCGACAAGCTGCTGGCCCAGGAAACCGGCCTGCCGGTGATCGTCGCCGAAGACCCGTTGACCTGCGTGGCGCGTGGCGGTGGTCGTGCACTGGAAATGATGGATAAACACACCATGGACCTGCTCTCCAGCGAATAA
- a CDS encoding carboxymuconolactone decarboxylase family protein, whose translation MTDQKKPGVEVRRQVMGDAFVDRALGNATEFTQPLQDFVNEHAWGSVWNREGLPLKTRSLITLAALTALKCPQELKGHVRGALNNGCTVEEIREALLHCAVYAGVPAAIDAFRAAQEVIDTYQKEA comes from the coding sequence ATGACCGATCAGAAAAAGCCAGGGGTTGAAGTGCGTCGCCAGGTGATGGGCGATGCCTTCGTTGACCGCGCCCTGGGCAATGCCACCGAGTTCACCCAGCCGCTGCAGGATTTCGTCAATGAACACGCGTGGGGTAGCGTGTGGAATCGCGAGGGTTTGCCGCTCAAGACGCGCAGCTTGATCACTCTCGCCGCCCTGACCGCGCTCAAATGCCCGCAGGAACTCAAAGGCCATGTGCGCGGCGCGTTGAACAACGGCTGCACCGTAGAGGAGATCCGCGAAGCGTTGCTGCATTGCGCGGTGTATGCCGGAGTGCCGGCAGCGATCGATGCGTTTCGGGCGGCACAGGAAGTCATCGACACCTATCAGAAAGAAGCTTAG
- a CDS encoding septal ring lytic transglycosylase RlpA family protein produces the protein MKRLLGLLALFSLLTGCASGVIDPNGYDETGTASYYGARHHGKRTASGEAFNQNALTAAHRRLPFGTQVKVTNLDNNRSVVVRINDRGPHTRGRLIDLSRKAAEQLRMLGSGTARVRVQALNN, from the coding sequence ATGAAGCGTCTACTCGGCCTCCTGGCCCTGTTCTCCCTGCTGACCGGTTGCGCCAGCGGCGTCATCGACCCCAACGGCTACGACGAAACCGGCACCGCCTCCTATTACGGTGCCAGGCACCATGGCAAAAGAACCGCCAGCGGTGAAGCCTTCAACCAGAACGCCCTGACCGCGGCCCATCGGCGCCTGCCCTTCGGCACCCAGGTCAAGGTGACCAACCTGGATAACAACCGATCTGTCGTGGTGCGCATCAATGATCGCGGCCCGCATACCCGTGGACGGCTGATCGACCTTTCCCGCAAGGCCGCCGAGCAATTGCGTATGCTGGGCAGCGGCACCGCACGGGTGCGCGTGCAAGCCCTGAACAACTGA
- a CDS encoding AEC family transporter codes for MLAIFLTTLTITAPVFAMLFLGVLLKRINWINDNFIHTASSLVFNVTMPALLFLGILHADLHSALKPGLLIYFAVATLVSFAMAWGWAILRCKREDRGIYTQGAFRGNNGVIGLALAASMYGDYGISLGAILAALVILFYNTLSTIVLAVYSPVIKSDPWSIFKSVVANPLIISVIVAAPFAYFQIGLPGWLEKSMQYLADTTLPLALICIGGTLSLAALRKSGKMALSASLMKMVWLPVIATLGAWLLGFRGPELGILFLYFGAPTAAASFVMARAAEGNHELAAAIIVITTLMAAVTTNIGIFVLQAGGWI; via the coding sequence ATGCTGGCAATCTTCCTCACCACGCTCACCATCACCGCGCCGGTGTTCGCCATGCTGTTTCTCGGTGTACTGCTCAAACGCATCAACTGGATCAACGACAACTTTATCCATACCGCCTCGTCCCTGGTGTTCAACGTTACCATGCCGGCGCTGCTGTTTCTCGGCATCCTGCATGCCGACCTGCATTCAGCGCTCAAGCCGGGCTTGCTGATCTACTTTGCCGTGGCCACGCTGGTGAGTTTTGCCATGGCGTGGGGCTGGGCGATCCTGCGCTGCAAGCGCGAAGACCGGGGCATCTACACCCAGGGTGCGTTTCGCGGCAATAACGGGGTGATCGGCCTGGCGCTGGCTGCCAGCATGTACGGCGACTACGGGATTTCCCTCGGTGCGATCCTTGCGGCGTTGGTGATCCTGTTCTACAACACCCTGTCGACCATTGTGCTGGCGGTGTACAGCCCGGTGATCAAGTCCGACCCGTGGAGCATCTTCAAGAGTGTGGTGGCCAACCCGCTGATCATCAGCGTGATCGTCGCTGCGCCGTTTGCCTATTTCCAGATCGGCTTGCCGGGTTGGCTGGAAAAATCCATGCAGTACCTGGCGGACACCACCTTGCCCCTGGCGCTGATCTGCATTGGTGGCACCTTGTCCCTGGCGGCGCTGCGCAAGAGCGGCAAAATGGCCTTGAGCGCGAGCTTGATGAAGATGGTCTGGCTGCCGGTGATCGCCACCTTGGGTGCATGGCTGCTGGGGTTCCGTGGGCCGGAGCTGGGCATTCTGTTTCTGTACTTCGGCGCGCCGACGGCGGCGGCAAGCTTCGTGATGGCCAGGGCGGCCGAGGGCAATCATGAACTGGCGGCGGCGATTATCGTGATCACCACGCTGATGGCGGCGGTGACCACGAATATCGGCATCTTCGTGTTGCAGGCGGGTGGCTGGATCTAA
- the gatA gene encoding Asp-tRNA(Asn)/Glu-tRNA(Gln) amidotransferase subunit GatA, with translation MHHMTLAEIARGLADKTFSSEELTTTLLARIAELDPKVNSFISLTQELALSQAKAADVRRANGENGALLGAPIAHKDLFCTQGIRTSCGSKMLDNFKAPYDASVVSKLAAAGAVTLGKTNMDEFAMGSANESSYYGAVKNPWNLEHVPGGSSGGSAAAVAARFLPAATATDTGGSIRQPAAFTNLTGLKPTYGRVSRWGMIAYASSLDQGGPLARTAEDCAILLQGMAGFDKQDSTSIDEPVPDYSASLNTSLKGLRIGVPKEYFSAGLDPRIADLVHNSIKELEKLGAVIKEISLPNNQHAIPAYYVIAPAEASSNLSRFDGVRFGYRCENPKDLTDLYKRSRGEGFGAEVQRRIMVGAYALSAGYYDAYYLKAQKIRRLIKNDFMAAFEEVDVILGPTTPNPAWKIGAKTGDPIAEYLEDLYTITANLAGLPGMSMPAGFVDGLPVGVQLLAPYFQEGRLLNVAHQYQLNTDWHTRTPTGF, from the coding sequence ATGCATCACATGACTCTGGCCGAGATCGCCCGCGGTCTCGCCGACAAAACGTTTTCTTCCGAAGAGCTGACCACGACCCTGCTGGCGCGTATCGCCGAGCTGGACCCCAAGGTCAACAGCTTCATCAGCCTCACCCAGGAGCTGGCCCTGAGCCAGGCCAAGGCCGCCGACGTACGTCGTGCCAACGGTGAGAACGGCGCGCTGCTGGGCGCCCCGATTGCCCACAAGGACCTGTTCTGCACCCAGGGCATTCGCACCAGCTGCGGCTCGAAGATGCTCGACAACTTCAAGGCGCCCTACGACGCCAGCGTGGTCTCCAAGCTGGCCGCCGCCGGCGCCGTGACCCTGGGCAAGACCAACATGGACGAATTCGCCATGGGTTCGGCCAACGAGTCGAGCTACTACGGCGCGGTGAAAAACCCGTGGAACCTGGAGCATGTACCCGGCGGTTCGTCCGGTGGTTCGGCCGCTGCCGTTGCCGCGCGCTTCCTTCCGGCCGCCACGGCCACCGACACCGGCGGCTCCATTCGCCAACCGGCCGCGTTCACCAACCTCACCGGTTTGAAACCGACCTACGGTCGCGTTTCCCGCTGGGGCATGATCGCCTACGCCTCGAGTCTCGATCAGGGCGGCCCGCTGGCGCGCACGGCTGAAGACTGCGCAATATTGTTACAAGGTATGGCCGGCTTCGATAAACAGGATTCCACCAGCATCGATGAGCCGGTGCCAGACTACAGCGCCAGCCTGAATACGTCGCTCAAGGGCCTGCGCATCGGCGTGCCCAAGGAATACTTCAGCGCCGGTCTCGACCCACGTATCGCCGACTTGGTGCACAACAGCATCAAAGAGCTGGAGAAGCTCGGCGCGGTGATCAAGGAAATCAGCCTGCCGAACAACCAGCACGCGATCCCTGCCTATTACGTGATCGCCCCGGCCGAAGCCTCCTCCAACCTGTCGCGGTTCGACGGTGTGCGCTTCGGCTATCGTTGCGAAAACCCCAAAGACCTCACCGACCTGTACAAGCGCTCCCGTGGCGAAGGCTTCGGCGCCGAAGTACAGCGCCGGATCATGGTCGGTGCCTATGCCCTGTCGGCTGGCTACTACGACGCGTACTACCTCAAGGCGCAGAAGATCCGTCGCCTGATCAAGAACGACTTCATGGCGGCCTTCGAAGAAGTCGACGTGATCCTCGGCCCGACCACGCCGAACCCGGCCTGGAAGATCGGCGCCAAGACCGGCGATCCGATCGCCGAGTACCTGGAAGACCTCTACACCATCACCGCCAACCTCGCGGGCTTGCCGGGCATGTCCATGCCCGCCGGTTTCGTCGATGGCCTGCCGGTCGGCGTGCAATTGCTCGCCCCGTATTTCCAGGAAGGCCGCCTGCTCAATGTGGCGCACCAGTACCAGTTGAACACCGACTGGCACACTCGCACCCCTACCGGCTTCTGA